AGtgaattaaaaagatatccTATACCACCTACCATAATAGAATCTGCAAAAgaagaaatttataaattagtGGAAACAGAAGTTCTAAAACCTACTCTATATTGTaagtatttatataatgttcTTTTTGTCAAAAAGCCGAATGGAACATTTCGTCTTACTGTTGACTTGAGATCCCTTAATAAAATCACCATTAAATCTCAGTATCCATCTAAGGTTCTAAGAGATATGTTGCAATTAAAAGGAACAGCTCTCTTTTCAAAATTGGACCTAACTTCATGTTTTCATCAGTTTGTTCTACAAGAGGAGGACACTGATATGTTCGGAATAATAACCCCATGGGGAACCTCAAATACCTACGACTTCCACAAGGATATAAGAATTCACCTTTTATATGTCAGTGGATTATGGACATTGTTACAAAAGATATACCAGAAGCTGAATGTTATTTTGATGACTTATTAATAGCAACTGAAGATAATGCTGAAATtcataaaagtattattaaaaatactttacaAGCATTGAAAAATTTTGGTCTTAAAATCTCACCAGAAAAATGTATATTCTTATCTAAGAAAGTCAAATTTCTCGGTCATACTATCTCAAAAAATGGAATTCAATCTGATAAAAAATctgttaaattaataaaaaagatttctAGACCTACAACATTAAAACAGCTACGTTCTTTTGTTAGCGCATTTGGATTTTTCAACCAATTTATACCTAGGTACTCCATAATTATGTCACCTTTATTTGAactattcaaaaaaaataggaAATTTGAATAGACAGATGAAGCAGAAGAAGCTTtcataaatgtaaaaaataaacttatcTCAAATCGTGTTCTTGCTTACTTTAACCTTAAATTACCTCTTATTATATTTACGGATGCTTCACAAGTAGGATACGCTGGAATTTTATGTCAAACTTATGGGAAAAGTTATAGACCTGTAACCTTTTGGTCAAAAAGTAAACCTAAAACCTCTTGAAACTACTCTAGTTGCCATCTTGAATTAATTGCTggagtattattttttaaaaaaattaaacattggATAATTggaaataaagttatatgGTACACAGATTCTAAAAGTTTAAAAccgtttattaaaaattttacagacttaaaatatatctcaTATATAATAGAGTTACAATATTAtgatttaacaaataaacaTTTACCAGGAATGTTTAATAAGATACACAAAAAAAGTTAAGTGCAGAAATTTTGCACATAAAGtcgaaaattttaataatttcgATAAGTGCAGATATTATGCACATATTTAAAGTGCATATATTCTTACATATAAAGGAGTACTATTAAATAATCacaaatcaaataaataaaaagaaattttattaacacaaatttataattatataaagttattaattaattatataaataataaatgttttctttttttccaCTAATTTCTTTGTTATGTAATAATAGTTAGTacctaaaataaattatattatgcttaattatatataaacttaCAATTTTTCCAAGAAATTTTCTCATATACAATAGTAATggctaaaatatattataatatagtaaattatatatgaacttacaatttttataaaacttttcttCTATACAATAGGAATACctaagaaatattataatatgattAACTACACATAAActtgcatttttttttcaaaactaCTCTTCCTatgtaataataacaataccTAAAAATGTAGCAAgctaaaattataaaattaatttacagataatattttaccaaatattctttttttaaaaaaaacatataagTGTTTTTCCAAGGATCATTAAACAAAATTGATACCTTAAAGAGTAAAATTATTCCACACGacaacaattaataaaattagttatAAAACCAATTATTAAGAcatttacaatatattaaaCAATGGAAACTAACAGTTTAATTCTATCGTTAATAAAAAGTGCAAAAAGAACTGCTTATGAAACCaaacttaaaaatatgaaaacactaaggattttaaattttttcaaacgaacatacaagaaaaaaatgtaaaaaaagttgCAAGATATTTGGTggatgttttttttaaaagccCTTTCTCAAAAGAAGATAAACATGATGGTCGCAATTCACGTATAGTATTTTTGGAAACtgcaaaaaatttatacaacataaattttgatataaatggtaaaaaatttagcAGATGTTTGACAATAAGAAAACAAAATTCAAaggtaaaaattaatactgTTGAAAAATATGTTGATAATGTTTGCATACGAGTTGAAAATTATTGTCAAAAGGAATCtgataaatcaaaaaatcaACTAAGACACATATCTCCAGAAGaaattttgttttcttttttttaatagatatgAACTTTGTTTTTTTCCAGGATTCTACAAATGATGAAGAGATTAAATTTGTTAGAGAAGAAAACTTTATTGCAGTAATGAAGGTGGGAGAacttatcaaaaaatttaaatctcCAATacaatctattttttttgtaggaacattaaatgaaaaaaaagtatatacaAAGCACGAAGAATTGTTCAAAAGATTAGAAAATGTATTAgggaaaaataatatatatttttcaaaaaaattaaaacaaaatctCGATAAATTTagagaaaaaataaattaaatattattttttttattatattttttgtattaattttttttaatttatttttgtataaatttttgctAATTTGTTTCTTtcaaataaacttttttttataatatgcttataatttttttttagataaaatgaTTAAGTGCCTAGTTTGTTTCTGCGACGTTCATATAAATGAATGGAAACTACACATAAAACAACCACACTTTGGTGAtgaaaatattcttattGGAAAATGTCGAATGGGCAATTGTTTAAATAGAAATACAAAAATCACTAGAGGAATGAAATTAAATCggtattattatcatttggAGCAATATCATGGATTAAATATAACTAGAAAAAAACCTTTTAGGACTAATCAATTGAATTACTCAATTAATACAAATGAGattgatgataataatttaatttccACTGCAGCCAATAAAGAAGATGAATTTGATGatgattttaatattgataataaaaaaattgagtCAGTTATTCCagaaatagtttttttatcCATAAATGATTATGATTCAGAAAAAATTCTTGcaataatattcaaaaaacaTAAAAGCAACAGTTCTCTTATACGAGATAttgaaaatgttataaaaattataatgatgCAAAGTAAAGATAAAGTTTCAAGTTTTGTTTAAACAAAtcttttaaacaaaatttgttCCAGTGAAGAAGATATTAAGTATGTTGATATAGAtcctgataaaaaaattagtgaatttactacaaataattttgctTTAATAGAGGATGAAATTAAAcagataaaagaaaaaagattatacACTGTTAATGTTTCCAAAGTTGTAAAGAATTTTTGTATCCgtaatgaaattaattttgacAATGGAAAAATAGATATCGTTTTATACATGGATGAAATTCAACTTAGAAATCCTATTAAACCATCAGCTTCTTTTAGttatataatgtatatttcttttaaaatactttatttaaaaacgaTTAAATCATCTAAGTTGACGTCTATATGCCTTTTTGGATTCAATATCTCTGCAACTACTAAAATGGAAAAGTATAAAAACTTATAGCTacaattttgaaaataattaaaaattgcaAACTTACTTTAAATGGTGTAAAACATATTCTCAATGTTAAACATGTTGCAGATGATAATTATATGCTtggttatttttttcaaatagaTATTAGCTTTATATCCCTTTCATCAAATAGTTGTCGATTGTGTAAGCATCATGAAAATACTTGGTACCTTTTAAATAGAATATCAGCTAATGATAATGAATATTCAcgtaaaagaaaaatagtCATAACATCTGAAACTGTTGTAAACAAAATAATCCAACAGGAtacaatcaaaaaaaaaaaggacgGTAAAATCTATGAAGTAGATGAATCTAATATGCAGAAGGAagatgagaaaaaaaaagtatggaTATATACAAACAATGATTTAGAAAACTCATGACCAATAAATTTATGTCTGAATATGTTATAGCCTTTAAAACAGCTATTaacaatcaaaaaataacTCAAGAGTTTTCTACGGGAGTTACAGAAagaagtaatttttaatttcggAAAGTATATATGTAGGACTAAacattttatacaaaaattttagacGATTTACGTGTTGAATCTACAATCCTAATCTTTCATTAGAATTAAGTTACACTGTAGATGCTCTCCATGACATTGAGAAAGGGTTGATTGCGCATGCAAatgttgttattttaaatattcttgttaatatttatagagTTAATAAGTatgaaattgaaaattaCGCAATTAAATATGTGAAAGAAAATAAACTCACATATATAAGGAAATCAATGACtggaataaaaataaaaaatagaattaGCTCTCTCTCAAATAATAAGTGTTTCCAAAGGAACAAATTTTTCATGTCTGAAGCACAACAAGTCTCTCTTTTGAAAACTTTAATatctattataaaaaaaatagaagattattttgtttatcaaacagcaatatttttattgctttactttcttttactgaaagtttaaataaaattcaagTAATAACATCATCTCATGGATTAACAGATGACGATATTCATAAACttgaagaaaaaattgatatttattttaatgctAGGCCAGCTTTAATCCATGAAAACCAtgatataacattaaaagaacatctaattttacattatgcaaaagtttttaaaaaaaaccatACTGATTTTGCGGTATTTTCatcaaaaagatttaaaagttataataaagtttttaaaaatcttcttGCAACAAgtgtaaattatataaatattcctTATTCATGTGCAAAAAGAGCAATGACTTTGGAAAATTGTTATATCAGGGCATTTGAAAAGTTTTGAGCCTAAGGCattagttattaaaaaataaaaccaaTATATAGCCTATCTTAAAGAGAAACTTTTTCTAtcactataaaaaaaaagcccTAACTGATaagacaaatttttttatcagttattaatatttaaaaccattcgatttttaaatattttctaccatggaaaaatttgaaaaaaagccgttaaaaaaaactttgtaAAAAAGAGCTTAAAAGCTACAGAAATCTTCAAAAACATGCTAAACGTATCAGGAGAAGATTCTCTTTCTAATGTCACTATTAGGATATGGATATCTGAATTCAATCATGAAAAAACAAGCTTAGAAGATGATCCATGCAGTTTCGCTTTAAAACTGCAACGACCAAagaaatcattaaaaaagtCCACAAAATGGTAatgtatgataaaaaatttttagtcaAGAAGATAACTGAGAAGATGGAGATTTCTGtggaataaaaatattatataaaaaatgaagaattaGAGATGAAAATAATGTCCGCAATATAAGTGCCGCATTCACTGAAAATCGATAAAAAAAGCAGCGGAGTTCAAATTTCAAAGAAAATTTTGGAGCTTTTTttgaaagataaaaaaaatttcattaaaaaatttttaattaagtaTAAAATGTGGATTCTCTACAACAATCCTGAGCCAAAAAAAATAGTCAAAAGAATGGAAAAACCCTAATTTTCCACCTCTGAAATAGGTTAAGTCAACGTTTTGAagcaaaaatattatgactTCAATTTTTGGGATTTCAAAAAGATTCTTCTAATAGATTTTTTTCCAAATGGTCAAAATATAACTGGAGAATATTATTCTAATCTTTTAGACCAGTTGGATCAAAAGATTCgtgaaaaaaaatcattttttaccAAGACAATGCACATGCTCATACGTGCTTGACTTCTTTATCAAAAATCTCAAATTTGAGATACGAATTATTGCCAAATCCAcctaattttttctttaattattaaaaaatttttaaaaattgctaatttaatttttttttaattattattatttgaattaataaattatagaaaaaatttattaatctaCATTTTACGCaaaaaaagaagttaaaaaagttaagtGCAAAAATATGTACAAAAATATGTACAAAAAAATGCACATAACGTAGTTAAGTGCATATTTTTACCGATATGACATATTTTTGCACTTAAATTTTTCAGTGTAGCTGATTTTTTATCAAGAGCAAAAAGTTTTGAACTTCCAGAAGATAGTTTTGaaatacttaaaataaatgttttaatggAATTAGATATACGATGTCTTCAAGCACAGGATGaagatatgaaaaatttaccTAATCTTATAGAAAACAATGGAATATATGGTATACAACAAGGAAATCAATTTAAACCTTATTTACCTATAATTGAACTGGAACGAATGTGTTTACAAGTCCATGAACATAGACATTTCTCACTGGAAAAAACATGAAGATTAGTACAAGAAAGATGATGTAATCCTAAACTAAGATTtacagttaaaaaaatttgtaaatctTGTCACATTTGCCaacttataaatttaaatcagAAAGCAATAATaccaataaaaattgtagCCTATTCAAGTTCTAGAATGGTATATAAAATAGACTTATGCGGACCATTTTCAAAAACATTATCATCAAATGGAAACCAATATATCTTATTGCTTACGGATACGTTTTCAAGATACTGGATGTCAGAAGCTATTACGGATAGTAAAACATCAACCATTCTTGAAGCCATTCTACAattatgttataaatatgaatttcccaagaaatttaaattagATAACGCTACATACTTTAATAATCAAGCATTTGATACAATGACAAAAATTCATGGAATAGAATTAATATTTGGACAACCTTATAACCATACAAGTCAGTCTATTGTGGAGAGAAGTTTTCGAACATTGCAAGATATTATCagtaaaataattgaaaaccCAGTAGAACCCAGACTTAGACAATGGGATTTATGTTTACAACAAGCATGTTACTTCTATAATGCTTCTCCGCAATTAACAACAGAATATAGTCCTTATGAATTATTCTTTGAAGGAAAACCGTACTTAAATTTGGACATAATAGACTTTGCAGAAATAAACTTAATTGATAGAGACAAAATTTTTGAAGAACAACTATATAAAACCCAATTATCTTATGCAAAAGCACACTCGGTACTTTTAAAACATCGTTTAGCTGCCGTGGAGAAAAACAATACACCTGTTCTCAATTCTACAAATTTCAAACCAggagatttatttttagtcaAGGAAATTATTAGAGAATCAAAATTCGACGTATACTGGGAAGGATCATATAAAGTAATTGATTCAGATTCATAcgttattaaatattcaaagccaagata
The Strongyloides ratti genome assembly S_ratti_ED321, scaffold srae_scaffold0000007 DNA segment above includes these coding regions:
- a CDS encoding Reverse transcriptase domain-containing protein; this translates as MGNLKYLRLPQGYKNSPFICQWIMDIVTKDIPEAECYFDDLLIATEDNAEIHKSIIKNTLQALKNFGLKISPEKYKMIKCLVCFCDVHINEWKLHIKQPHFGDENILIGKCRMGNCLNRNTKITRGMKLNRYYYHLEQYHGLNITRKKPFRTNQLNYSINTNEIDDNNLISTAANKEDEFDDDFNIDNKKIDEEDIKYVDIDPDKKISEFTTNNFALIEDEIKQIKEKRLYTVNVSKVVKNFCIRNEINFDNGKIDIVLYMDEIQLRNPIKPSASFSYIIRLFCLSNSNIFIALLSFTESLNKIQVITSSHGLTDDDIHKLEEKIDIYFNARPALIHENHDITLKEHLILHYAKVFKKNHTDFAVFSSKRFKSYNKVFKNLLATSVNYINIPYSCAKRAMTLENCYIRAFEKF
- a CDS encoding Integrase, catalytic core domain and Ribonuclease H-like domain-containing protein yields the protein MVYKIDLCGPFSKTLSSNGNQYILLLTDTFSRYWMSEAITDSKTSTILEAILQLCYKYEFPKKFKLDNATYFNNQAFDTMTKIHGIELIFGQPYNHTSQSIVERSFRTLQDIISKIIENPVEPRLRQWDLCLQQACYFYNASPQLTTEYSPYELFFEGKPYLNLDIIDFAEINLIDRDKIFEEQLYKTQLSYAKAHSVLLKHRLAAVEKNNTPVLNSTNFKPGDLFLVKEIIRESKFDVYWEGSYKVIDSDSYVIKYSKPR